DNA sequence from the Liolophura sinensis isolate JHLJ2023 chromosome 1, CUHK_Ljap_v2, whole genome shotgun sequence genome:
ACTTTCACCAGTAATTTTCCTGGAAAGTGTTAAGTTGATCGAGTTAAAGGGGGTGAAAATGTACATCATAAACAATATTAGCATGTTTGAAAATTGATGCCTTTTATCAGCTTTACATTGCAACAATTTTTAAACGTATTAGTGCTAGGCTATACACACCCCTTGGAATAATCAGTCATCAAGATTGTGAGGTTCATAATTTCACACTGTCAAGTGTGAAAACAAGTGTCTCGCactccttgttttttttttaattaaatgtggTGGGACAATACTTTGCAAGATACAATCATTTCAGCAGTATCTTGACATAAATTTAAAGTGACCATATTTTCCCAAATGAAACTTGAATGTTTTTGTACTTCAAAATTTAAGTCGTAAATGTCACAAGACATGTACCTCCAGATTACTTTTTGGGGAAAATGCTAGGTCTGGAAAGTGACGGAAAGAACAGCGAATCCTGCAGATAATGACTGCAACTGAAAGAACCTATCATACATAACGCGGAAGTTAGGATAGCAAGTTTGCAACAACACTACCACCAAGGACAGTAGAAAATAGCTTAACCCAAAAAGTTTTCCTGATATAATTTTCCATTTAAGGCGGCTTCTCTGTGTACTGTTGACATCAACTATATACAGTTTTGTTCCAAGACCAAATACAGCTTTTTAATAAGGGTACCCTGTTAGTAGGCTAATTTGGGCTGAAATGTCTTCAGATATTATAAAACGTCAACTTAATATTTTTTACTTAAATTATATtgtcaatatttttattcattttgtttatagAAATAAAAGCAATTTTAGCATTTACGTTAAAGTTATCATGCCCAATTCCCCATAATTTAAGATTTTCAGTGGTTTACTGTAATTTGGGCACTCCTAAAGGGCACTCCTAAGGGGCaccaaaatgtacatttatttcaccCTGTGTTCATTCCTATGTTCCTTAAGCACAAATCCAGGTTCACAGGTAAATATACAATTTCCAAATTTCTTATTGGTGGGAAACTATATTAAGATGAGCATagaataacatataacagtaaatTCCTTAGAAattgttttacttgttttcttgtatttttttttttttttgccatgatAATCCTGTTTTTCTGTCTGTTACGCTACAGGGATTTGGTTTGGCATTCTGCGAGGAGTGGCAGCTGTAGCAGTCATATCAAATGTAAGTTGCTTTTAGTCTGGATTGTTAAGTGTTATGTATTCTGGTTTTGTCAGGCAATTTCAAACTTACACAGTTACAGGAGGTAATGACATGCTCTAGGTTGAAAGACTAAAGACAATTATTTCTTATCCCATGGAGGTCCTTTGATAAAAAGTGTATACAATTCACAGGCACTCTGGGTTAATTTACATCCAAATGACATgcctacatataggcctacatgtgacGGGATGTGAAACCAGCCGTTTGCAATCCACATTCCATCCTGTACTTAATAGCCAGACAGACAATAATAATAGAAAGACGTAACTTGACTAAAAGTAGAATATCACACgtgctgtttttgtttgtgatcTTACATTGGTCATCATGATGTCTTTATAAAGCACCAAAAAATCAGTATGAGCTGTGGTAAGGTCTCTGAGGAAAATCTACAATGATTCTTTACCATGCGAAATGTGTTTCATGATCATTAAAGCATGTCTTACTTATGGTTACCGCTAAGGATAACATCAACAAATGTACATTACTAATCAGGTTTTTAGTCACAAGATGTGAATTTGCAATGCTCAAAAGATGTAAATGGGTAGTGCAAGgacaagacatacatgtgaaacTGAAGACAGTACATTGGAcagtttgtgtgtttgtttttaaatattatgATTTTCACTGATGCTGAGGATTGCAAATGGCGGGTTTGGTACTGTGTCAATATGTGAATATACCTATAGCTAGCACACAAGTCACATGAGTTGTCTTTGCTATATATTACTCTCCTCATGCAGAGGCCTGATTGTCTACTAACCTCTGCTGAAACATCCTGCATTTCCTTGTATGGGGATCTACACACTGCTAATCCAGACTGACCAATGCAAACGTACCTACTCGCCCTAAGCTGaaaaaatttgttgttgttgttgtttcgcatCATTGGCAGAAATCAGTTTGAACCACTGGATTATGTTAGAAGAGGGTTTGTCAGTGCTGGTTTGGTATAATTGTTTTAACTTGAGCTGCAGATTTAGTGTGTACCACCAAGTAGAGATTGGACGCTGTGCAGAGGTCTGATGAGACAGCTAGATTAACACTACAACGCACCTTGTAGACTTGGTCTCCAATGTATACATAGAGCTGTTTTGACCCTAAATTTTCTCATTAATAATAACGTCAGcttctgtacaaatttttttaatttcgtgTTCAGTCGGGTGGTCAACGTCTTACTTCAGGATtaatcatgaatattaatgaaaacaCACTTCCAcctcaaccaatgaaaatttgatgtCGATTTTGGAAGTCTTTCAGCTTGCACAGAGTGTTCATTTGCTAACAATGATTGTGCCAATGACCACTTGTACCAGAAAACAGGGTGTCTTTCGACAAAGCCTAAAGCCATTAGGCTACAGCGTGGGTCATTTTAGAGagtaatggtacatgtaacattttcccACACCCTGCAGACATTATTCAGGTGTTATTCCATTACATTGTACCTACACTACAGAGCTGAGATAACCATCTGCTGGGTTTGATTCATCCTCAGGCCTTCATCATTGCCATCACCTCAGACTTCATCCCTAAGTTGGTGTACAAGTATGAGGTCAGTCCTAATGGCACCCTCCATGGTTACATTAACAACAGCCTGTCCTACTTCAACACCTCCGATTTCCAGACACAGAGTATTCCAGATATAGGCAATGAGGCAGTCTGCAGGTATGTAGATGAGGGCAAGACTCTGTGATCATGGACATTCATCGCCAGGATACATAAAGAGCTACACAAATGTGTCTTTAAAGCTGGGTTACTATGATGAGGATCAAAATAGTCTGAATTCCTTAcctaaaattgttaaaaatttgcattatattaaaattgataggcaatttttaaaaattgcaagtttTAAAAGATGGCATGtaaaaaagttttctgtcatttttgcTTTTTACTGCTGTGAAGTTAAGTAGTTTTGAAGGTTAATTTTAAAGGGTGCCTTTTGCAAAGAACAACAGAAATACAGTTGATGAAACAAAGTATGTGCTgtattgtacatacatcagaTTTGGGAATGAAACCAAAGTTGCTTGGATGTCACATTGTTGAAATGTCCTGTTAGTAAGTTTACAAAAGCCATAAGCATTATTCTGTTGAGGAGGAGGGGTAgaggtatatgtatttaaatgccCAATACTGTTTGTTCCTCAGGTACCGTGCCTACCGCGAAAATCCATTTGAGATTGCAGGCTACAACTACACACGTCTGTACTGGCATATCATTGCAGCTAGATTCGCTTTTGTCATTGTCTTTGAGGTAAGTGAAGTGTGTTCTGCATCAGAGCTGGTTTCACACAGTAAGTCAGATAAGTGTCctgcaatattatttttggtgctgaaacctgcatgtttccagtagaatatcttCTTACATTCCAtacaaaacacctttttaaaaaTCTAATAGAATTCAAAGAATTTGGCAAAATGTGTAGGTCAggagcaaaattttaggttatttgtCTATCAACATGTAATAGTTGACGTGGTGAGCACTAAATAAGCAGTTTGAAGGATATTTTGGTAATTTAACTATCAGCACATGATTGTTGAATTGGTGAGCACTTTATAGTGAGATTGAAAGAATTTTAGGTAGTTTACCTATCAACAAGTGAATTATTTGATGTGGTGGGTATTTTATAGTCTGTTTGAAGGATATTACCTATAATTCTAAATTTACCATGTTTTCTTATTCCTACAAATTGTTTCAGAATCTTGTGGTGATTTTGACCTGGTTGATATCCTACCTTATCCCTGATGTGCCCTACGCTGTGAAGATTCAAATGTTGAGAGAACAGCACTTAGCAGGACAAGCTGTTTTGGAGGCTTCACGCTTGGAGGATGAGAAACGCCGTGTTCGCAAACTTGATTAATGTCATTTCAGACGCAATTGAAGGACAAATGAAGTGAAACTAACTAAACTGAATTATGGGAGATCTGGTTTCCCCAGTCATCTTATAATGAATTTTacattaccattttttttttctaaatatacatgtatcttatgtATATGGTTTTATGCGGATTCTAATGaatgttttgtcttttacaaTCATATGCTGTATCAAAGagcgtttgttttttttttatgagtaATGGGTACAAAGTTAGTATgcctttgttatattttttttttacactatcAAAGAAACTGGTAAGTGCATCTTATTCAAACCCCTATTccttttaaatacatgtacatgtattatgttaaaTGACAAAGAAAAGATTTCATGACTACCTCTACCCTTAGCTTTATAAGAAACCGTTCACCTGTTTGACCTTTTAAAGGGGTTTTGAAACATGACAGTACATATAGTATCTTTACACTCTAAAGCTACACTAGagtgtttatacatgtgtatataaaatatatgttgtaGGACCCTGCTGATTTTATAATCAACTGATGCAATCTAAGAATATGCAGGTGTAACACCAACTTGCAAAATAACCAGAATATTGTATTATTAAGAGGAAATGCTCATTTCTGCTGTTGATTTACCCATAATATCTCCTTTTGTGGTAATATTTGAGTCTGTCAGACagtaaaatttaatatatttgaagCATTGTAGTTGATTCGAGGACTTATTGGCAGCTTAAATAACTTTGCAAAAATGACTTCTGCTCAGATTGTGTGGGTTTGCGGCAATCATATGTGATAAAATAGCCAGATTATGAAAACTATGTCCAATAATTTTGGATTCTGTAAACAATACAAACTGCCCATGTTTATCTTCTATCAAAAATTTTATTCCAGTTCAGTAACAAAGTTCATTGAATgaactttaatatattttagtaACATATTACAGATGAATtgttgttttaacaaattaatgtacatattataaCAGTAGTTGAATAGtatattgtgtacatacatttgtttgcaATCAAATAAAGCACTGTTTTCTCAATGCTGACCTTGttttaaaatacagtatatatattaaaatccTGGTAAAGCCCTTGTGCGTACTAACACTTGGCATTATGTTTGTTCAGGacttaacaggaacagatacaTATAGGAATTGGCTTCCTCAGTGAAAATAAGGCGAATGTCCACAAGCACCTTGCTACCAATCAATATATATTTCTTATAAAATTAAAAGTTGTATTTAATTTGTCCGCAGTTAACAATTTTCACTTCCTTCACTGGTCTTTCGATTAAGGTTTCCTGTTCCTCTATTTTCTTCAATGTTTCTGCACCCTCAACAATTTGCCTGCAAGGAGATAAACAGCAACTCACTAAATTATTATTCTACAGAGTGAACAGGGTATTGCAAGTCTTCAGTAGGATACATATACAAGGGAGAGGGAGATCAGACAACAGCAATGTTTCACATGAAATTTTATCTGATTTAACAGTTAATAACTTCTAATGATTTCTCACAATCAAATCACCCTTCCCTACTACAGATGGTGGAAATTACAGGTGATTTTGTCTTGCGAACAAAAATTTTTCCGAGGTGAGTTGCGTTAAGGTTACACAGATTCTACGAACTTACCCAAAAGCGACAAAGCGAGTGTCCATCCATTTTGCAGGTTGTAATGTAATGTAGAACTGTGAGCCATTGGTATGTCTGCCTTTGTTACACATGCCTACTATCCCCCTCTTTGTGTGCTTCACACAGTAGTTCTcatctgtaaacaaaaacaggGTGGAAAGGGTTTGATCAGGTGGACATTTAATGAGCTTATATTTTCTGTACCGgtacaaagtatatatataagctttatttcaaaagtgaaaTCGCCtagaaaatcacaaaacaatGTCAAGCTTAGTAGAAAACTCAAATTAAACCCTTCACAATGTATGAAATTGATAACATTTTGACTGTTCTGTATTGCAACAGAACAAACTGAGTTTGAGCATCCAGCTGCAAATGTTTTGTCCTGTAAAGGTTAATTTTTGGACTAGTACAAATGGCTATTTGAACTCCCTGCTAAGATAAACAACAGGGGCCAGATTCACACAGCCATCTTATGGTTGCAAGCATGTAACTGCCGTGGTAACATGTCTACAGTGCTATTGCCATTATAATTATGTGCACTCAACATTAGGTGCTTCATGTCTAAAATGCCTAAATAAGTCTAAATTTCTTCTAGACACTGCAATGAGAGGCACACTGTCACACAGGCAAAGTGTCATTTACACCACTGCAAAATTTACACATTCTGTCCTCTTTTTCTCAGTGGACATTAGTTTTGGTCTCTTACCTTCAAACACAAGTCCATAAATAGACTCTCCACCATTGCCTCTCCCATAATAGATATCTGAAAATGTAGATACATGGTGGTATTTCAAAGAGCAGTGGAAGAGTCCCTGTGAACTGGTTTTGGGTTAAAGTTAAAATATTGTGATTATGTAGGATAAGATCGGATTTTGATTCTGAAAAATGTTACAAGCATGTGCTTTTACAAGTGCTAAACTGTGGCTCACACTGATTGCAGTGTGACTAGTCAGGATATGGTCAGCAGTTGAAGTGGACTCGCTATTTACACGTGTGACAGAATACATATTTGTCTAAAATTACTGTCCCAAACAAAATAAAGCTGCAATCACTCAAACCAAACACTATATTGCCAGAAATTAGGcaccaatttaaaaaaataaagtattataGGTTTGCCTAATTTCTGAAAGTTTGTAATGGCATAAATTTTGTTCTTTCAGCTGAAAAAAAGTTCAGCCACTGCAACCAACTCAGTTGACCAGATTAGCTCCTCTTTGACAACAGAATGAAATGAATCTCAATTTACTGTACTCAGAATTTTAGAACTGCATGACACATGGAGGAAAAACATTTGTCCTGTGAAAATGTGTGTTCCTTCCAGGCCATTTCATAAGTTACTCCGTGAAACTCTGTAAATGAGTTTATGCAAGTCCTAAAGAAATTACACTTAATACATTTAGAGCAataaaactacatatacaccCATTCTTGTCTTAGTCTCTGAGGTGTCAAGAACTTAATACATTTGTGATATCCCTTCCTATCGTTATGTCACACTCAGTACTTGTGGCCACGGGTATAGGGAATTGTAGGAAGACTTACCTCCCCCTTGGATCCAGCCATTTGGCACTATGCGATGAATTACAGAGTCCTTGTAGTGAAGATTATGCGCTTGATCTTGGGTTAACCCTCGTCGTCCCGTGCATAATTCCAGAAAGTTCTTACAGGTTTTCGGAACTAGATCAGAAAACAGCTGCAACACATTGAACGAAAGACAAACGTACTGAACATCCAACAaaactacatatgtacatacaggtactgCATTCCATTCTGATTTGCTCTTTGACATTGAGGTACCTTTTGCCATTCAAGAACCACTCTTGTGCAATCCTATTTCATCAGATTACAGCTGCACTTCTTAcctcagtacatgtatttcttcacaGTGGGAAAGCACCATATTTTTGTTACTCCTGTGAGGTGGCACTGATGTGAAGCAGGGCCTAGAGCCATTgctatgttaaaaaaaattgatccaCAATGCTGCACAGTATTATGATGAACTGGGAAAAAGAACATTTGGCATTTGTCGATGTCTTGCTGACAAGAGTTTTTTGGCAGGTCCCTGTTTCTATGCTCTGATATACCATGCAGAATCATGCAACTTTGAACCTGGATCATCACATCACGTATCGTGCACATATTAGATATGAAAAGATTTCTCTAAGATGATTTAGGTAAAATGTCAAAGTCATGGGACAGTGCACAAACAATCCACTCACCTCAATCACCAGCCTGCCAGAAGGTTCATCTCCAATTGTAAAATCCATAAACACAAAATCATGCTGAAAACAAGAACTAAAGAATGAAAACATTCTACACATGGCATGACATATTATCAAACATTCAGCCACAATTTTAAGCAAATATACGTGTTTGGTTTATCTGGCGAAGGGCAATTTTCTCCACCCTTCATTTATAATTGAAATGCAAatttatcattacatgtatgcaagtcaTCACTGAGGCATAAAGCCCAAATTAAATTTAAcgaaacaaaatgtatatactgtTAATGAAGGATCGATTCTTAAGTGCTAATAACTTAACCAGAAGAAGATCTGATAGCTGGATAAAATGATAATGTGCTGAACACAAGTTTATCAATATCTTGATCAATGTAAAACTGTTAGGAAGATACacctttgtgttgttcatgtgttCTGCATAGGTCTCCTCTGTCAGAGCTAAAAAGAGAGATTCAGGTCTGAACTCCTCATGACCATGGTTGTGTTCTGCCCATGAAATGAACACTTCAGGACCACCAATCATCTGTCCATTCACAAACACAAACGCCTTATCCTCAAACTCCCATGTTTCCCCTCGAAGTTCcttgattttttcttctttgtaaGTATTCCATTCCACGTCCAATAAACCAGTGACTTTAGCATCTACAAACACTTTTGGGCTGTTCTTCTGGAGATCCTGCAAGAGAAGATAATTATCCTATGCAGTTTACcataaattatatacattaGCCTTACAGAAGACACTTTTTCAAGATTTCTCTGCAATAGCGGACccccaacaaaataaaaaaataagtttttcaGTTATGATGCTAAGTAGTACTGAATTTAGACTTTTTACTTGAAGCAAAAGTGTCACATTTCAGGTCAGTGTATCAGacttctttctgttttttttttttgttgtttttttttttttagagagggggaggggggtgctcattgctaaaataaaaaaaaattgtcataaaaGACAAGGATTGGTGTAGCTAAAAAGTTTTATCCATCACACATTAGAACGAATAGCCTACTTGATTACAGTaatgatccaatattaaaacTTTTCAATACTggtatcaaataaatcaaatgcacaaatattgtgcatattttaTCATTAACCTTATACAATTacttatctgactggtgttttacacataactcaacaatatttcacttatgcgaacatgaccagcattatggtggaaggaaactgggctgggccacaaccatccgtaggttgctggcattAACCTAATACAGATAAAAATCATCTGATATACACAGGTAATGATACTAGTCCTGCATGGGTCTATTAAGCTCTGCTGACaaacattcatttatctgatgaaGTTGAGAGACCTGGGATTAAACTTGggtggggtcataccaaagactttaataatgtgacttgttgctgcctcgcttggcactcagcactgagaagttagagcaaggaaacaagactagTTGGCTCGGTCGCAGTATATtctgactgggttgggtgtcatgtctggtgtcttcgacatgatagtTAAGTGGCAGCATctactcgccctgccacaataaGACATAGTAAgctatatgtatacacacacctaatgattcttcctcgccatatgactgaaacattgaaTTTGTTAAGCACAACGCAAAATCTTAAGCATACAAGCTAGGTGCACAATTGGCTTTTTACACATTAGCATGCAAGATCTGTAAGGCTGGAGCTTTGACGGTAACCGAGAATTTGCGAGTAATGTGATCTGTCTGGACAAGAAAAGCCAACAGTGAACCTTGATGAAGCACACatacaaatatttgattttgatgtTTAGCTAATGACGGTAGGCCTAGTACCATATAGTAATACATGGGACGAATATAACAAACAGTGATACACTGTTATTTAGTGTCACCGTAACAGTATTGCAGGGTATTCGTCACAGGTAGTGCAGCTTCGCTAGGTATATTTCGAGTGTGGTATTTGGATGTTTAGGGTGAAACATTTGAAATCAGCTCACATGGCCTTAGAACCATTTGAAAACTTATAAGACCGATTTCAGAACAGTAAGTCCATAAGGGCTAATCCTAGTCAGCTGAGCACACTTTTTACCTTGACACGTCCACGTTCCACTCGTCCCGTCGTTGCTACCTCGTTATGAGTAGGCCTTAAATGCGATCGTCCAAGTAAACCCTTTGTAAACCAGAGTTTAAATTCTTATATGGTTCCACACTATATGAACCATAAGTAAAAgggaatatttaaaacaaaaatcttacCTCCAAACAATATCGGGCCATGGTAAACGACACATCATTAAGTAAACCCACAATCTCTACACGGTAAGTCGTCTCGTCCGCCATGATTGTTAGCCATGGATACAACGGTGTAAACAAAATGTGCACTGTACGTGTTTTCCGAGAGCAGAATGTAAAATGTGGATAACTGGTAGAAGTGCAAGGAAGTTGTTTTACACGATCTGTACATGCCCTGTGTGTGAATATTTCGGGTCTTTAGGCCGTTATCGTCTCTGGCAAcaccgtcgctgtgagttcgaatcTCATTGCTGACAAACGCACGCtatcactctttttttttttgtttttttaatacccTTACATGACGGAAATGACAACAGCAAGCAATGCCACtgaagtaatgaccagtccttatcattgtaaaatatatgttatttatCCTATATTTTCGTCCTATAATTAACCCATTGTCGGCCTACATGAACTCATTTAGATCtacctgtatttattattttaggtgttcatttttttctgtttgatggGTTTTTTACCATGGTATAAGGCCTATTAGATTTTCAACAACTTTCTTCAAATGTTGAATTTTTAACCATGACTAACTGCTTGATGACGGTCAAGTCATACGTACACAACTGTACCCAACCATACTTAAGATAAATCTTTTATGTGGATAATATGCACGTGTATATGCACGGTATTCGGCCAAGgtatttcaaaacaatataaaaatatacaaataataaaatacaaacaataaaacataaagaaatgaaaattcacaaaaatattaaaaaagatatatatgtaaataaaaaaaaaacgtttctatatatgtacatttagctatgtatatatttacataaatttatatgtatatacataaggTACCATACAGGTACAAATTCAGTGAGTCATGCATGAAAATCAATATAATCTGAAAGACGTCGGCCGTCATCCGCGTATGTTATCATGGGAATAATCCGCCAGTTTATACGTGGACGTATACGATGTAGGTATATGTAAATCGAGTACAAGCCAGATATCAAGAAGAAAGCGTGTAGGCCTAAAAACTCGATACCCCCATCACTGTGATGTGACAAATGAAGATGAGCATGTATATAGGCTATATAGGTGTACCAGTCATGTGATACACGACCAAAGGCCTAACACATTAAAGCCCGGAGGTAGGACGAAGAACGACAGTTAAGGCAGAGcataacttacatgtaggcctacagttatAACTTAAGCAGAGTGGAACTGTTACATATCACAGAGCATTATATACGTATATTCGAAGACACGCCGGTCGTGCTGTGAAACTATGGCCCACAACCAGCTTCACTTGGCGATGGGATGTTTGTCTGTGCTGGTGATAATATGCTGGACGACTGGGGGAGTGGCACAGAGAAGTTCTTCAGGTAAAGGCACAACAGTTATATGATGGGCCGCTCAATATGTGCAGCTACAGTGGGACTGGGCACAAAAATAGGATGAATAGCCCTGTCATGCATGTAGACCTATATATCGCCTGACTGAACACTGCGCCAATCTATGTAAAGCCATTCATACCCGTGCATATTCTGTAGCTGTgattatttatacattgtattCTGACTTCATATTTTCGAACGTTATGAAAGGCATCTTTCGAtgccatgtacatattttaaggACACTTTCCCGGACATATAAAGTACgctataatatatttatttatttgattggtgttttgcgccgtgctcaagaatatttcacttatacgacggcagccggcatatggtgggaggaaaccgggcagacccggtgggaaacccacgaccatccgcaggttgctgggagaccttcccacgtacggccggagagggataaagcatgagctggacttgaactcacagcgaccgcattggtgagagagtcctgggtcattacgctgcgctagctatATTCAGTATATTATATAGGACTATATAACATATGTACGATATATAGGTCCTGTTATACTATATTCACTACataaaaaccaaaaagaaaaaaaaaatggagtttGAGAAATTCTGTGGCGGCTAAGAGTATCAGCTGCGTAGAATATAGAGTCCTACTCCGAAGATATATTGGCCACATTAATGTGCGTACACTATAAACTTGGGTCATAATCGTTTTTGCACGATTATAATCCCATCGACAAAATATCACGTGTCTGTAATACATATAAGCACACAATACAGCCGGTGTGTAggcttttaaaaaattgtaacaaattttatATAGGACCCATGTATCAAGGCCTACAAAATAGTCTCGCTCTCTCGcgactatataggcctacactattAAAACTTGATCCATTGTCTTCATAAATTCCACCTTccaattatgatt
Encoded proteins:
- the LOC135482331 gene encoding probable inactive peptidyl-prolyl cis-trans isomerase-like 6; the encoded protein is MADETTYRVEIVGLLNDVSFTMARYCLEDLQKNSPKVFVDAKVTGLLDVEWNTYKEEKIKELRGETWEFEDKAFVFVNGQMIGGPEVFISWAEHNHGHEEFRPESLFLALTEETYAEHMNNTKHDFVFMDFTIGDEPSGRLVIELFSDLVPKTCKNFLELCTGRRGLTQDQAHNLHYKDSVIHRIVPNGWIQGGDIYYGRGNGGESIYGLVFEDENYCVKHTKRGIVGMCNKGRHTNGSQFYITLQPAKWMDTRFVAFGQIVEGAETLKKIEEQETLIERPVKEVKIVNCGQIKYNF